The following proteins are encoded in a genomic region of Oryzias latipes chromosome 17, ASM223467v1:
- the LOC101168737 gene encoding gastrula zinc finger protein xFG20-1 encodes MTENCSFQNQLLSVMEVLAKAAVAEIDRRVDDCCAVLRLEVSQSRRDIELLKTKCEGMEAELRRSRMRARRKVWSAPAEERLSASVTEVSRTERREEAEPQNHLHQCANLEEPANESERVQVKEEHAWRMEDEQTSGSEQLSCCIAAAHVAQTEGRPGSFPSPERLPDSESSAGLGTFPDQQLHSHHDQAEVILKQEKVEEHEEGGAPFGPACSFVRVEAEADLWPADLCRDAAVSFSGQHIEQIPNTFAPQSSFRVEKIHSAEKSHAVLLSAARVKRRARTFGYRRPPLEEAHGVSGKYSMDAGPTPHPSEHSYRDNPALAAPSPSGSHCSRSSFSLVRRMRTPWRPGVGEKRFSCTYCDKGFTRFSQLKEHLRCHTGEKPFSCTQCGRSFTKQCNLIRHAVVHSGEKPYQCSLCGKCFTQRSSLKSHQKTVH; translated from the exons ATGACAgagaactgcagcttccagaaCCAGCTGCTGTCCGTCATGGAGGTCCTGGCCAAGGCTGCTGTGGCGGAGATAGACCGGCGCGTGGATGACTGCTGCGCGGTGCTCCGGCTGGAGGTGAGCCAGAGCCGGAGGGACATCGAGCTGCTGAAGACCAAATGCGAGGGGATGGAGGCAGAGCTGAGGAGGAGCAGGATGAGGGCCCGGAGGAAAG TGTGGAGCGCTCCTGCAGAGGAGAGGCTCTCCGCTTCTGTCACGGAAGTTTCTCGAACAGAGAGACGCgaggaggcggagcctcagaacCACCTTCACCAG TGTGCAAACCTGGAGGAACCTGCCAACGAAAGTGAGCGCGTGCAGGTTAAAGAGGAGCATGCGTGGAGGATGGAGGACGAACAGA CCTCTGGATCAGAGCAACTGTCGTGTTGCATTGCCGCCGCACACGTGGCTCAGACTGAAGGTCGTCCTGGAAGCTTTCCATCACCTGAACGTCTACCCGACTCTGAATCCTCAGCAGGCCTCGGCACCTTTCCAGACCAGCAGCTACACAGCCACCACGACCAGGCAGAGGTCATCTTGAAACAGGAGAAGGTGGAAGAGCATGAAGAGGGCGGCGCTCCCTTCGGTCCGGCCTGCTCTTTTGTTCGTGTGGAAGCTGAAGCCGACCTGTGGCCCGCAGATTTGTGCAGAGATGCTGCCGTTTCCTTCTCTGGGCAGCACATTGAGCAGATTCCCAACACGTTTGCTCCTCAAAGCAGCTTCCGTGTGGAAAAAATTCACTCAGCAGAGAAATCTCACGCCGTTTTGTTGAGTGCAGCCAGGGTGAAGCGCCGAGCTAGAACGTTTGGATACAGGAGACCCCCTCTGGAGGAAGCACACGGTGTTTCTGGGAAATATTCCATGGATGCAGGCCCGACTCCTCATCCGTCAGAGCATTCGTACAGAGACAACCCGGCTCTGGCGGCCCCCAGCCCCTCCGGGTCCCACTGCAGCCGCAGCAGCTTCAGCCTGGTGAGGAGGATGAGGACGCCCTGGAGGCCCGGCGTGGGCGAGAAGAGGTTCAGCTGCACCTACTGCGACAAAGGCTTCACCAGGTTCAGTCAACTCAAAGAGCACCTGAGGTGTCACACGGGGGAGAAACCGTTCAGCTGCACGCAGTGCGGTCGCAGCTTCACCAAACAGTGCAACCTGATCAGACACGCGGTGGTCCACAGTGGGGAGAAGCCCTACCAATGCTCGCTGTGCGGGAAGTGCTTCACGCAGCGCTCCAGCCTGAAATCCCACCAGAAAACCGTGCACTAG
- the LOC111949074 gene encoding uncharacterized protein LOC111949074 isoform X2, with product MPFTSAFGTQVAAIMDVLTKAAVAEITKLAEEGSVVLRMEVRRRDSEIQELRRSLKMKEAELREAQEAASRVREEKQQHEAAGRRQLQLEDIKEDHEADAAFPASEPADSLHEPQNGMYENQNFSPVIKQEADGELPVNTATDGAQTDVCFPAGGQGASVWPATIEMAQRKGLTAFLSHQT from the exons ATGCCGTTCACCTCCGCGTTCGGGACGCAGGTTGCAGCCATCATGGATGTTCTGACCAAAGCTGCGGTGGCAGAGATCACCAAGCTAGCGGAGGAAGGGAGCGTGGTTTTGCGAATGGAGGTGCGGAGGAGGGACAGTGAGATCCAGGAGCTGCGGAGGAGCCTGAAGATGAAGGAAGCGGAGCTCCGGGAAGCTCAAGAAGCTGCAAGCCGAGTTAGAGAGGAGAAACAGCAGCACGAAGCTGCGGGGAGGAGGCAGCTGCAGCTGGAAG ATATTAAGGAGGATCATGAAGCAGACGCAGCGTTCCCCGCATCAGAACCTGCTGATTCCCTCCATGAGCCTCAGAATGGAATGTATGAGAACCAAAACTTCAGTCCGGTCATCAAACAAGAGGCAGACGGTGAACTTCCCGTCAACACAGCAACAGACGGCGCACAAACGGACGTTTGTTTTCCTGCAGGGGGGCAAGGTGCTTCAGTCTGGCCTGCTACGATAGAG ATGGCACAAAGAAAAGGACTGACTGCCTTTCTGTCCCATCAAACGTAG
- the LOC111949074 gene encoding zinc finger protein 436-like isoform X1: protein MPFTSAFGTQVAAIMDVLTKAAVAEITKLAEEGSVVLRMEVRRRDSEIQELRRSLKMKEAELREAQEAASRVREEKQQHEAAGRRQLQLEDIKEDHEADAAFPASEPADSLHEPQNGMYENQNFSPVIKQEADGELPVNTATDGAQTDVCFPAGGQGASVWPATIEESSVATQPHMQISPLRVEQYSACRDSETSFNFFADGTKKRTDCLSVPSNVEVPMHPICTGSNLPASAPGKQFRSESHSAVTLNEGAAFALLQPQRAPAGALGLNTENSFSIRNGLRPKKPSTVWRTSPKLFMCLVCNKNFPRLSQLEEHKSTHQTAKPFRCLQCGKSFTQKTRLKTHQSVHTGERPFSCKICGKMFSRQDNCLRHERFHSGLKPHVCRQCGKSFTVLANLRIHQEIHLQER, encoded by the exons ATGCCGTTCACCTCCGCGTTCGGGACGCAGGTTGCAGCCATCATGGATGTTCTGACCAAAGCTGCGGTGGCAGAGATCACCAAGCTAGCGGAGGAAGGGAGCGTGGTTTTGCGAATGGAGGTGCGGAGGAGGGACAGTGAGATCCAGGAGCTGCGGAGGAGCCTGAAGATGAAGGAAGCGGAGCTCCGGGAAGCTCAAGAAGCTGCAAGCCGAGTTAGAGAGGAGAAACAGCAGCACGAAGCTGCGGGGAGGAGGCAGCTGCAGCTGGAAG ATATTAAGGAGGATCATGAAGCAGACGCAGCGTTCCCCGCATCAGAACCTGCTGATTCCCTCCATGAGCCTCAGAATGGAATGTATGAGAACCAAAACTTCAGTCCGGTCATCAAACAAGAGGCAGACGGTGAACTTCCCGTCAACACAGCAACAGACGGCGCACAAACGGACGTTTGTTTTCCTGCAGGGGGGCAAGGTGCTTCAGTCTGGCCTGCTACGATAGAGGAAAGCTCTGTTGCAACTCAGCCACACATGCAGATTTCCCCGTTACGCGTTGAGCAATATTCTGCATGCAGAGACTCTGAAACTTCCTTTAATTTCTTTGCAGATGGCACAAAGAAAAGGACTGACTGCCTTTCTGTCCCATCAAACGTAGAAGTACCGATGCATCCTATTTGCACTGGCAGTAATCTTCCTGCGTCTGCTCCTGGCAAACAGTTCAGATCCGAGTCACACTCAGCGGTCACACTGAATGAGGGGGCTGCCTTTGCTTTGCTGCAGCCTCAGAGAGCGCCAGCAGGGGCTTTAGGTCTGAACACAGAGAACAGTTTCAGTATTAGAAACGGCTTGCGGCCTAAAAAGCCCAGCACTGTGTGGAGAACCAGTCCAAAGCTTTTCATGTGTTTAGTGTGCAACAAAAACTTCCCACGCTTGTCTCAGCTGGAGGAGCACAAGAGCACCCACCAAACCGCCAAACCCTTTAGGTGCCTCCAATGCGGGAAGTCTTTTACCCAGAAGACCCGGCTTAAGACGCACCAGAGTGTGCACACGGGTGAGCGGCCGTTTAGCTGCAAAATCTGTGGCAAGATGTTTTCGAGGCAGGACAACTGTCTGAGGCACGAGCGGTTCCACAGCGGCCTGAAGCCGCACGTTTGTAGGCAGTGCGGTAAAAGCTTCACCGTGCTGGCAAACCTCCGAATACACCAAGAGATTCATCTGCAGGAACGATAG
- the arhgap30 gene encoding rho GTPase-activating protein 30: MRRVRRKGANKEKVFGCDLLEYLTTSCQEIPLVLRCCSEFVEEHGVVDGIYRLSGVSSNIQKLRSEFESDGSPDLNKDLYLQDIHCVSSLCKAYFRELPNPLLTYQLYDKFAEAVAIQLEEERLVKIRDVLTELPAPHYRTLEYLMRHLVRMASYSAETNMHARNLAIVWAPNLLRSKDIEASGFNGTAAFMEVRVQSIVVEFILTHVPQLFPGEGASGERRKSLPSPSAMYSQDMLFQKASHIQPSANFGNISPGDGPLPIRPYHAIIEGTDKRKGSLKGRKWMSIFNIGGRFQETRKKHKSSTKEKEKVVLRPARSMDSLSTPAYPNEGSRRSGQRPPSNIITPILPPSSQSVSNIAPAAGGMGGSEYAVTYRRGTGLVSGGAGTMGTYTAIDPEGLGLPSSEVVQARSPGLSSKVGRRAAMHITGPTTVTVPLHITSNLALGVLQGAGSDRLIHRGKEKDLGDKVEGKEEGDKLESKEQRGTKSISEGSREVEEMQESQSATPQGHEGDNSSGSGVKRGGDKEVKSLAKQEPTMDDQGASREQRTKSFNSRTSNSVGDQEDGSEYIDMKGPGKLEDGSGHDGVFDASDILNSTEGEGSDIELSGYVQDNFDFLDHMDCSVLDHMDSSTPYQVNEFSVEPPGHSEDEYEMMEQAQSSQEAATPVHDLNPNSGAELKPHRPLSLDLHSRHTKSLSLPHITPPIHRQPESSSEEEVSVEEDSHDEDYSSGEDESMFVQSLPADFLLSTLSGLELDVEEPKCSQPDQSQVREVPSSEEKHCPPPSPDLPPNKETLTSDEEPEEGVEEEDKDEPEETEDQRMEMENKIESKEAEEHLSVTRDAQSQKPQTSETLTAHCVEFPSSENEDESNPAAETPNEDNDDISPIDSLPEVPLCIPQPETVSPEKVRETLVSPKEPPGGDAPKGEDECQQSDLEMTESTENACQDSIINEQESETWRENHDLWNDLEDVVCEVIEEREKEQSEAEATHVMKEETEDEQTGSGSEEKCAKADEAEKNKSEVREESEGETVKMPEGEFTNSSAGKAEKANQETCGSTEEDGDHNRETDKEQKDKELDDEQSITQQSEDKPPSMPKFRPKDSNDSGMDEISIRGVGRKLVVSKQPKVYQAKAVPVVPPKPQHCKITALTLRQQQQQQQQHQKERLEADKGKDGLLRVQPEPDKEARDVAEESLERQERQLTLRERRRDGAEGVMRDSSSRNSPLSLCFDEAVAMATLRREKERAREGEADVDRLGK, encoded by the exons ATGCGGAGAGTTCGAAGAAAAGGGGCCAACAAAGAGAAGGTGTTTGGATGTGATCTGCTGGAGTATCTGACCACCTCCTGTCAGGAGA TTCCCCTGGTGCTGCGATGCTGCAGTGAGTTTGTTGAGGAGCACGGGGTCGTGGATGGAATCTACAGGTTGTCTGGAGTGTCGTCCAACATCCAGAAACTCAG GAGCGAGTTCGAGAGCGACGGCAGTCCGGACCTGAACAAAGATTTATACCTGCAGGACATCCACTGTGTCAGCTCCTTGTGCAAGGCTTACTTCAGAGAACTGCCCAACCCGCTGCTCACCTACCAGCTGTATGACAAGTTCGCT GAGGCCGTGGCCATTCAGTTAGAGGAGGAGAGGCTGGTGAAGATCAGAGATGTGCTGACAGAACTTCCAGCTCCACATTATAG AACTCTGGAGTATCTGATGCGTCATCTGGTCCGAATGGCCTCGTATTCTGCAGAGACTAACATGCATGCTCGAAACCTGGCCATCGTCTGGGCTCCCAATCTGCTCAG atcCAAGGACATCGAGGCTTCTGGGTTCAATGGCACAGCGGCCTTCATGGAAGTCAGGGTGCAGTCCATCGTGGTGGAGTTCATCCTCACTCATGTCCCTCAGCTGTTTCCTGGAGAAG GTGCTTCAGGTGAAAGGAGGAAGTCCCTCCCCTCTCCGTCTGCAATGTACAGTCAGGACATGCTGTTCCAGAAGGCCAGCCACATTCAGCCTTCAGCAAACTTTGGAAACATCAGTCCAGGAGATGGTCCTCTTCCCATCAGACCCTATCATGCTATCATCGAAGGCACAGACAA GAGAAAAGGATCCCTGAAAGGCAGGAAGTGGATGTCCATCTTTAACATTGGAGGACGATTTCAAGAGACacggaaaaagcacaaaagctcCACTAAGG AAAAGGAGAAGGTGGTTTTAAGACCTGCCAGGAGCATGGACTCACTCAGCACCCCAGCATATCCAAATGAAG GGTCCAGGCGTTCTGGCCAGCGACCGCCGTCCAACATCATTACTCCCATCCTCCCTCCTTCCTCCCAGTCTGTCTCAAACATTGCACCAGCTGCCGGTGGGATGGGTGGTAGTGAATATGCCGTGACCTACCGCAGAGGAACAGGTTTAGTCAGCGGTGGTGCTGGTACCATGGGTACCTACACAGCTATTGACCCAGAGGGTTTGGGTCTACCGAGCAGTGAGGTTGTCCAGGCCAGATCGCCGGGTCTGAGCAGTAAAGTTGGACGTAGAGCAGCCATGCACATCACAGGCCCCACCACTGTTACTGTGCCATTACACATCACCTCTAACCTGGCTTTAGGGGTTCTGCAAGGAGCAGGGAGTGACAGACTCATCCACCGAGGGAAAGAGAAGGACTTAGGTGATAAAGTAGAAGGCAAGGAGGAAGGAGACAAGCTAGAATCAAAGGAACAAAGAGGAACAAAGAGTATATCTGAGGGAAGCAGAGAAGTTGAGGAAATGCAGGAAAGTCAGAGCGCGACACCACAGGGGCATGAAGGGGATAATAGCAGTGGTAGTGGAGTCAAAAGAGGAGGAGACAAGGAGGTGAAGAGTTTAGCCAAGCAGGAGCCGACGATGGACGATCAAGGAGCTTCCAGAGAACAACGAACTAAAAGCTTTAACTCCAGAACAAGCAACTCAGTTGGAGACCAAGAAGATGGCAGCGAATACATCG ACATGAAAGGACCGGGGAAGCTGGAGGACGGGTCTGGACACGATGGGGTGTTTGATGCCTCTGACATCCTGAACTCCACAGAAGGGGAGGGCTCCGACATTGAGCTGTCTGGTTATGTTCAAGATAACTTTGATTTTCTGGACCACATGGACTGTAGCGTCCTAGACCACATGGACTCCAGCACCCCCTATCAG GTAAATGAGTTCTCTGTTGAGCCTCCTGGACACTCTGAGGATGAGTATGAGATGATGGAGCAAGCTCAGTCTTCCCAGGAGGCCGCCACGCCCGTTCATGACCTGAACCCCAACAGTGGGGCAGAGCTGAAGCCACACAGACCGCTCAGCCTCGACCTGCACAGTCGACACACTAAATCCCTCAGCCTGCCCCACATCACCCCGCCCATCCACAGACAGCCGGAGTCCAGCTCTGAAGAGGAGGTGTCTGTAGAGGAAGACAGTCATGATGAAGATTACAGCAGTGGGGAAGATGAGAGCATGTTTGTTCAAAGCCTTCCAGCAGATTTCCTTCTGTCGACTTTATCTGGGCTTGAACTAGACGTGGAGGAACCCAAATGTTCCCAACCTGACCAGAGTCAGGTACGGGAGGTACCGAGCTCTGAGGAAAAACACTGCCCGCCACCCAGCCCGGACCTTCCcccaaacaaagaaacattaaCCAGCGATGAAGAGCCGGAAGAAGGGGTTgaagaggaagacaaagatgaaccagaagagacagaagatcaaaggatggaaatggaaaacaaaatagaaag CAAAGAAGCAGAAGAGCACCTGAGTGTCACGAGAGATGCTCAAAGCCAAAAACCTCAGACTTCAGAGACTTTGACGGCTCactgtgtggagtttccatcAAGCGAAAATGAGGATGAGTCAAACCCTGCAGCTGAAACACCGAACGAGGACAATGATGACATTTCTCCCATTGACTCATTACCTGAAGTGCCTCTTTGTATCCCACAaccagaaactgtttctccagAGAAGGTCAGAGAAACTTTAGTGAGTCCAAAAGAACCTCCTGGGGGCGATGCCCCAAAAGGTGAAGATGAATGTCAACAATCTGATTTGGAAATGACAGAAAGCACCGAAAACGCGTGTCAAGACTCAATTATTAATGAGCAGGAGAGTGAAACGTGGCGGGAAAATCATGACCTTTGGAATGACCTTGAGGATGTTGTATGTGAGGTGATAGAGGAGAGGGAAAAAGAACAGTCTGAGGCTGAAGCCACTCACGTCATGAAAGAGGAGACGGAGGACGAGCAGACAGGAAGTGGTTCAGAAGAGAAATGTGCAAAAGCCGatgaagctgaaaaaaacaagtctgaGGTTAGAGAAGAATCGGAGGGAGAAACTGTGAAGATGCCAGAAGGAGAGTTCACAAACTCATCAGCAGGtaaagcagaaaaagcaaaccaaGAGACTTGTGGATCGACTGAAGAAGATGGAGATCATAACAGAGAAACAGATAAAGAGCAGAAAGACAAAGAGCTGGATGATGAGCAAAGCATAACGCAGCAAAGTGAGGATAAACCACCTTCAATGCCCAAATTCAGGCCAAAAGACAGCAACGACTCTGGAATGGATGAAATCAGCATCCGAGGCGTTGGGAGGAAGCTGGTAGTGTCCAAACAGCCCAAAGTTTATCAAGCCAAAGCTGTGCCTGTGGTGCCTCCTAAGCCTCAGCACTGCAAAATCACCGCCTTGACCCTccgtcagcagcagcagcagcagcagcagcaccagaaaGAGAGGCTGGAGGCTGACAAAGGCAAAGACGGCCTGCTGAGGGTCCAGCCAGAGCCAGACAAGGAGGCGAGAGATGTTGCAGAGGAGAGCCTGGAGAGACAGGAGAGGCAGTTGACCCTcagggagagaaggagagatgGGGCTGAAGGTGTCATGAGAGACAGCAGTAGTAGAAACAGTCCCCTCAGCCTGTGTTTTGATGAGGccgttgccatggcaacattgAGGAGAGAAAAAGAGCGTGCGCGCGAAGGAGAGGCCGATGTAGACAGACTGGGaaagtaa